Part of the Centroberyx gerrardi isolate f3 chromosome 11, fCenGer3.hap1.cur.20231027, whole genome shotgun sequence genome is shown below.
tctcgctgtcgttatttggtgccaccagaggtcaaaggtcatcgttctcaccagGACAAACcagctgaactgaaggaggaaacgctgcagagttCAAAACCGATCAGAACCTGCTGGATGTGAACTCTCCCTCAGTCTCCTGCTCTTTGGACTGGTTTAGAAACTTAAAAAACAAACTCAGAAACTTGGTTGAGggtgattttgttttctgtccagTATGAACAGTGACGTGCAGCGCTCGCTTTAAAAAGTGATGACTGACCTTCAGACTGGCGGTAAACACTGACCGCTGCAGCGAACACAAAGCTGACGGACTCCTGCAAACAGCCTTTAGATTTCCTCCTGTGGGACGGTTCGCTCTGACTCGGAGAGTTAAAATCATACTCCAGGATGACTTTGGGTAGGTAATGCAAAAAAGTTTAACACGTTTGTTTGCAGTCTTTCTGAATGTTTAGATTGAAACTGGATGGAATGGCCTCACAGCTCAACAGTGGTATGTAATATTAGATATCGATTGATTTCTTGACTTTGCAAACAaactatctctgttagtttcatagttatggatGAAAGACAataatcccagatccagatcaccaccaataTCTGATCAGTTGATCCTTGGCCCAAAGCCAACCTGTCCACCAGATTTCATGGAAGTCTAAACAGAACCTCTGCAGAACCTTTGCAGATGCAATTTGTTATCTATGTAAGTTATCTGTAGCTAATAAATGACCTGCAAACTTTATTTACTTACCTTACTTAACTTAATCCCCTTCGTCCCCTGTGGGCCTCAAGGCTACAATGAGCTCCTGTCACCGTCTCCTGTCCTCGGCATCATGCTGAGCCTCGACCCAAGACAGGTTCATCTTGGAAAGCTCGTCCGTCAGTTCCAGCTCATTTTAGGCCGTCCAGGTTTTCTTTTGCCTGGAAGAGTCCATGTCAAAGCAGTTTTCAGGATGTGATCCTGCTCCGTTCGAAGGGCCTGGCCCAGCCGTCGCAGTcgtctttgttttatttattttattcgtCTTTGTTCTGGCTTTCGGTCTTCCTGTAGAGTTGTCGGATGGTGATGTTTTTAGGCCAGAAGATGCAGCGTATTCTTCTAAGGCATCCACTGTGGAACGCCTCGATCCTTTTCATGTCGGTTTTGAAACCCGCCAGCACTCAGACCCACACAGTGAGATGGACTTCACATTGCTATTGTAGAGGTGGACCTTAGTTCTTATGCTGTATTACTTAGACTTCCAGATGTTGGGAGTTGGGAGAAAGCACCCCAGGCTTTCCCCAATCTTGCCTTGATGTCTTTCTGAGTCCCTCTGTCCTCGCTGATGAGGCCTCGAGTGGGTCACCGTTTATTAAAACTGGTGCCGGGGGTGTGGTGTTTATGTCCATCACCTGAGTTGTGGAGGTGTTGATGTGGAGGTCAGTCTGCTTGGCAAATTTGTCAAGCCCGTCTGTTTTCTCTTTATATACGACAAGTTTGATTTACTATTTGAATCCTCAGTTTGAGCGCTTTTTACAATTCCTTCACGGAAGTTCACACAATTCCTGCCCTTTTTCTTTCCCAGCAGGCTTTGCGCTGCAGGCGTACCGCGGCGCCCAGAAGCCGACCCCCATGGAGGTGATGAAGGCCCAGGCCACGCGATTGGCCGACGACCCCGCCGCTCAGAAGGTAGCCCCGCCCAAGATGGAGATTCCCACGGTGGAGGGCCGGAGGCAGGGAGCGCGAGCCCACAAACTGAAACCCAGAGACATGAACATCCTGACGCCCTCCGGCTTCTAGACCGAACACCACACCCTGTTCCAGTGGGAACCAATGGGTGAACAGGAGCCTTGTGTTCACGTTGCTCTGGGAAACCAAGCAACTCCAACATTCACAGTACTTTCTACCAGGCAGTGATACACAGGCATGACTTGAGGCAGTGCAGACAGGCTGCCAGCATACTGACTATACAATAATAAATTACAAGTTACATTCAACATTATGAAAATGAgtttccagctgctgaaaggaAATGCAGAGTTCTCTAATTGTATTTCCTTAGTTCAGTCCACAGTTCAGGCTCCTGATCAGGAAATCTATGGATGTTGCAAGACATCAGTAATTATGGAAAAGTTCTGGAGATCTGCGCTGCTTTGAGACATTTCCTGTGTAGCATGGCGGTAAAATCAAACTCTTCACGTTGCTCGTATCCTTAACCCTTTAACCTCTGGATAATCTTGCGTAGTCAGACCTCCGTCTCAAACTCACAGAGGTCTGGAGAACAAACGGCACCtctggtttgtctttctgtccggTAGAAACACCGGCGCCAGGCTTCGCCTTACTGCAGTTTTATTGGTTTGAAGCGGTTTGGAGGACCCACAGCAGCTCCGCCCTTTTCTATCCAACTGttgaatttctccagacctccgttTGTTTGACACGGAGGTGTGGCTACGTGATATTAACCTTTGGCTAACTCTTAACCATGGGCTAGCATAGCATTAGCACAGGCTCAGTCTGAAGTGAGGTACCTGATCTGACCCTGGGTGCAGCTCGGCCTCAGGAGGAGAGAACTAGAACTGAAATAAGCCGAGGGTGCTAATAGGGAGATAATGATAATCCTGGTTTAACAGCATGCTGTGTAAAAGCACTTtaatcccccccacccctcacacacacacacacacacacacacactctcaccccaGACACTAGCCTTAGCCCAGTTATCCCAACCCGCCCCAGAACCAGTCCTgtaggaaagtgtgtgtttccgatgtgtgtatgtgtttgttttggatgCCGCTCCTCACCGTTGCACTACACCTAcctagtctgtctgtctgtctgtctgtctgtctgtctgtctgtctgtctgtctgtctgtctgtctgtctgtctgtctctccagtatTTGTGTCAGTAGCAAAATCCACTCACTGTCtttatcttctcttctctccactaGTGAAGGAAGCATTTAGTTTTCTCTTTATTCGACATaatgtctgtttatctgtaACGCTTAACTAACTACTAACTGTACACCTCTGTGACAGACTGAGTACCCAGAATCCTTCGGTGCCACTTGAAGTCACAGCGGTAAAAGACTCGTCCCTTAAATGTTTAGATCCTCAGTGAACCGAGTCTCGagtctattttgtgttttatctaACCATGTCGACTCTAAAGTGCACAACCCATCTGTACAGAATACAGCAAACTAACTCTAGATTTAGGGATGAACGCTTCGCCAGTCTGCCAGGCTGTGGCTAGTAGATTTCAGACTGGGCTAGTGCAAAATGGCCGTCACTGGCCAGAGTCTGAATGGACGCTAACAGAGACGGTATTGAGGGGATGCTGGGATAGCGCCGCCAAAACCCTCAAGTTCCAGTGTGGATTTAAAAATGAAACGttcctctgtgtttcagtcagTAGTTTGGTGTGTCGGTGGTTTCTGCGTCCTGTTTGTCTGTAAAAACCTTTGGttttcttaaaggggcatttcactAAGCAGGCTGGGAAAGCTAACTAGTGGACAGACGAATCCGAAGAAATCCTTTTAACATCGTTTGATACGAAGTGAATCACCGGGTCGATTCTCAGTGAATCAACcgaacaaaaaatattgaagacaaatgttttaaaaagttTTCTCTCTCAGGAAGTTTTGGAAAGTTGGCTGGCTCCTGCTCGCTGGAACGTTCCACTCGTTActtttttattaatgtttttttaattgtttagaTGTTTATTATCTGTTACCGTAGCAACAGCTGTTGTTCCCTTGAGAAtagaagtgaaaaaaaacaacaaaaaaaacgcaCATTTACTATGTGGGTGCAAAAACTTGTAAAGACTTGAAACCCGGGCTGCATGTGAAAAAGACTCGGCTCACACACTGAGACCCTGAGGGGTTTAAGATTTTTTTGGAGCACTTTTATGGCTAAATTAAAAGTGTAATTAAAGTGAATTAGTTTCCACTTCAATACACACTGTTACATCGCCTTGCCGGTTTCttaatgaagaaagaaaaatgtgaacaaaGACTCAAGACGAGGCTTAAAACTTGTATTACTAACAGATGTCAGCGTGTGAGTCGGTCAACATGTCTGCCGGTCTTTATCGGTCGTGAAATATGAAGAAATCCTGTTTCTGATGTTGGTGTGACTGTTGCACAttgtcagtgtcctgcagaaacctcgttttaaaaatgaattttcaatAATCCGGCTTGTTGTAGGATTAGAAAACATGATATGGAAACTATCTGTTATTATCATTtctactgttattattatatggGAACAATCTACTGCTGGTAAGACTTTCCATGTTCACTTCCACTTGGTCTTCACTTGTGTCCATCTATGGAGtggaaatttcaaaataaaagacctCGAGTCATTCACCATGTGTAACTGTAACCACGCGGTGGCTTCAGCCCCGCTGTTAGTCGGGTGTAACGTGGTTTAAACCAGAGTTCCTGAGTAGTGTTTCAGAGTCACGCTGTTGTCGTCGGTGCTGACTGAAGCGGGACAGAGAGAGTTCATCCTGGGTGAAATGAGTCTGTCTGCAGCCGGATACTGAAGTGGAGGACGGTCTCTCCTGCCGCTCCATGTCTAACAGTGAAGATGTGCTAAATGACTGTTTTGGGAGCGTTTTGTGTAAAGAAGTGAGATGCAATCCCCCTCCGATCTTCTTTCCACTCGTGTCCCTTCATTTTATAATTAACTTTAGTCGATTAGAGGAAGTGTTTTATgatttgtgttaaagtgttgatGGTCTCCCCCTTCGCATCACTCCTGACTGTAGCATCACATTTCAGTCTTGTTCTCTATACTCTACTGTGAGCCTGTGGTACAAACTGACTGAACTATGTAATGTTTCTGACTGATCCTGTTCAGCAGGTTTTCTATCGCTCATTTGAAGAGATTTACTCTGTGTATACAGCTGACTCACTGTCTctgtacatgtttttttgttttttttggtcaaacCTGTTGGAAATTTGAGAATAAATGTTAAATTCTCATCACAGAACAAGATTCAGTGCTTTATTATTTCTGCAGGCTTTAACACACGCTAACATGCCTCTCATATCCGGATTATATTTACCCCTGACATTAAAGCCTATGAGTATCAGCCTCAATATATCGTTCTCAAATttattttgatagcatagtttAATGGCcatagaaaaatgagaccattgcaGTGTAAATTGGTTAagtctgttgttttatttccatACAAATATTCTCTGTTGATCTGTAGTTCATTCTGGCCACTAGAGGGCATCAACCCTCCATCCAGTGATAAAACTGTAATCATCTTTATTTATACAATATTGTATCAGGCAATATACTAGAAATAAACCAAATTAAAATTCAGAAGATCAGATTTGGATGTTAAATATTATACAAAggagtaactgtgtgtgtgtgtgtgtgtgtgtgtgtgtgtgcgtgtaaatgTGTGCAAGTAAGATGAGAAAGAATGTGAACAGACTGTTACTCATCATTTATCAAAATCAAAGGCATAATAAAGATGTATTTCTCTagccctctgattggctgattttgGTTTGTTGCTCCTCTGTAATCATCCAGAGCGCTGCATCCTATTGGTCGTCCTCTCCAGATCCACAGAGGATGAAAGACAACAGAAGGATTTCACAGATTTTGAAGGAAAAACAATGCAAAGGTAATTGAAATCAATCAGATTACATTTCTGATCCTGAGCAGTTTACTTAACAGATTACCATTGGAGGCAGGTAATCTGTAATGGATTATATTCTGTGGACACATGCATATTCAGTACGGGCAAAGAGACTGAAAAGGTTAGGCATTCAAATTATCTGTGGAAAGATAAGATTAATTTCATTGATCTGGTAAAACGTCAGAGGAAGAGTTTGGATAAAGAGGCGTCGTCTTCATGAAGAGtcactggactggactggactggactggtgTGCGTCTCCATGTTTGTTcccctcagacagacagaggcagaggggtATTGTGGGTATTGTGGACTTGTGTTCAGCATGGAGGGAAAGTGACAGCTGCAGCCCTGCTGGTTGCATTCAGCCTTGAGAAAATCTCCATTCCTCATCCATCCTGCTCCTGATGGAGTCCGGCTTTAGTCCCGAACTGCATTCCAGTCTGTAGGATTTCAATATAGCAAGTCCCTCTAGTCCCTGCAGAGCATGCCCTCGGAAACAAGTAATTTACTGACTCGgtgtcttatttttttattataggaAGTGAAAAACAATCTGATACCAGGAAGATAAAtccacttgtttcaggaatcctcttgaaacaagtgacagtGTCTTGAAATAAAGCAGATCGCTCCACTAATATCAACTTAAAGTCGCTTGATTTATGCTTCATTTACATTGGAGTCAAGTGAAATTAGCTCACcccattgttattttttttaagtaagtTTTCATAAGTTTCTTCATTTCCCAGACCTCAGGCAGCAGAACATGTTGCTGCCTTCCTTTCAGTCGGGAAGTCGGAAATTCCCGGCTCCTAAATTGAACCTTGGTGCGTTCCAGGAGTCCAGCTGGAAAAAGCCAGGGCAGAAACACGGGACACCTGCAAGGTTTTATTTGTCTAACGTAAAATActgttccccatgcaacagctaGTGTTATCTCAATGAAATGTAGTTAGTATAAAACGTTAGCAACTGTAAGTACAACTTTAGATGTCAAATGTATgtgtttaaccatttaccacactGGTGTTTTGATGGATTTAAGGTGTTGTGATGCTAAAAATCAAACttcagtgtattttgaggattataaacatgttaacaaTAATGCTGTGTAGCGTTTACAGTGAATGGCGCCATATTGACATGAGTCTGATAAGCGACTGAGAAATTTTGCCTGATTTTCCTACTAACACTGTGACTTAAACGGTCGTTCCATCATCTTTTTCCTCGTATGAAGTCAGAGTTTCTGATTTTCTGACatctctggaacgcagcattTAGGTTTTCCAAGTTTCCGTCTTGATCTTCACACCTTAAGTATTCCACTAGATCTTTGTTGCTCAGAAATGGTTCAGAGTGATGTTTAGACCCGTCTTCATGTCTGTTAGACTCTTCCTCTTCTCACCATGTACAGGAAACACCGTGGCAACACACCAGCCTTCTGGAAAGACGCAGTTTGGTGACTGAAATGCGTTTaggcagagaaaacacaaatatCCCAGTGTCCATCAGTTGCTCCAATCGACCAGTCCAACACGGCAGGGATGGTGGAAACCAGACTTTACCGAACAGACAGAGTCCATCCAGTGTCCAGTACTATTCAGCAAAGTCAAAGTGTCCTGGCTTCCTCTGGAAACCACGGAGGAACCATGCAGCCTGGGACTGACTGGTAAAAACACACAGCGCCTGCAATTTATCACATTTTCTTCAAGGTAGGACATTCACTTATTTATACACGGTCCAATGTGGTTTACAGCGTTCTTTTCAAGCTGTTTTCCCCTTACTACCAGTCTAACTGGCCTTTAGAATAGAACAGGACTCCAGTGATGTTTGTTTACCTGCGGAGCCGACGGACCGCCGACCGGCTGCAGGAACCAACATGGCGGATCTCCGGTCTTCCTTCACTGTTTGATGCATTCCAGTTCTAGAGGAAGTTCCTTATTGTTAAATTCAAAGTGTTGAATCTCATGTGAATATTGGATCTTCACATCAGCCTGTACATGAGAGCATCTTCTCTCAGCTCTTCTTTTACTgcctctctatccctctctctgttcacccatccacccattcatccatccatccatccatccatccacccatccatccacccatccatccatccacccatccatccatccatccacccatccatccatccacccacccatccatccatccacccacccatccatccatccatccatccattcacccatccacccatccatcatccatccatccatccatccatccacccatccatccatccatccatccatccatccattcacccatccacccatccatcatccatccatccatccatccatccacccatccatccatccatccatccatccatccatccatcatccatccatccatccatccatccattcacccatccacccatccatcatccatccatccatccatccatccacccatccatccatccatccatccacccatccatccatccatccatccatccatccacccatccatccatccatccatccacccatccatccatccatccatccatccatccacccatccatccatccatccatcaatccacCCCTGTATCCATCCTTCCATCAGAAGCTCTGTACAGTAaactctcccttcctctctcctcctgatcTCTCCAAACATCTTGAAGAacttctcctcccatccctctatccttctATCCTTCTACATttccgtccctccctccatcagagGCTCTGTATGAtgcgctctctcttcctccctcctcctccctcgctgatCTCTCCGTACATCTGGAAGAacagctccatctctctctgcagcgtGGCGTTGCGGCGGTCGGCGTCGGCTCTGGCTCGCTCCACGTTGCGGATCTTGATTTCGGCGACGCTGTGGCAGCGCTTCTGCTGCTCCAGGTTGACCCGCAGCACCGTGACCTGGTCCTGCAGGGTCTCGTTACAGcgctgcagcctgcagcacacacacatacatgtgaagtattacgcaatttcaatcaggaagactacctaaatccacccacctctcccccaccttcattcatgctttctctttacccagtCAGAGATGgcgaacactttccctctttttccagagaaccagtcagagttagccgtcacttccctatctttttcagagagccaatcgtctaacaTCACCTACAATGCTACTCACAGATCtgtgctgtatgctgctgtcattccagtcgctgtgcttacctccgtccctcctccaccccgtcaccaccaggctccagaggaactccccaggggggcggggcttcctaattcctacgtctatcCACGGATGTACTCCTAAATCCTAactccatggagcttacgccaaagtttccatcatgtttcgcttctgaataaagtttttcatttgagcattcagcctagtctctcctgattgaaatatatatacagGCTTTTAACATAGAGCAGCTGCATGTTGCACCTGTGAAACTTCAGTCCAGATGTAGGAGATAATGAGACGGCTTCAGAACACCTGGATTCTGCCGTTTGTctgttttatgtcattttttgccctttttcgAACTCTAAAGGAGTTTGGAGTTTTGGAGAAGGCTAACGCTACGCTagctaacttgctgtgtgttatattgacttacaaacttcaccagtgtttttgggtgaactattcctttaaacctcCATAGTACaactaaacaaagaaaaaaaagaaaaaagtgtcaaactAGCTAGCTTCAACGTAACGTTTACAAAAGACTGAGAAGATCTAGTATGAAAATACTTCAAACTATTGTAGGtgaattgcattggaaacaagttaccaaaaaacattaacattacattaaacattaaacattcaaTTATTAGGTCTTTTCAAAAGTAGGATTTTCAAACTCAACACTAAAGTAATGGATATGTTGTTTTGTAGTGCAGACCATGGTTGAAGAGGATCGAGCCCCTCCACCTCTCGCTGCGTCTCACCTCTGTATCCTGGCCCGGTACTCGGCCTCCTGCCGGGCCATCTGCTGCCGGAGCTCGGCCAGGAGCCCGTGGGCGCCGCCGGGCTGCGGCTGCGGCTGCGGCtcctggaggtctggaggtccggaggggaggAACACCTCCGAGCTGCCCGTACTGAGAGGGTCGTCACTGGGCACGGAGcaggaggctggggaggtggggtggtggatgtcatcttcttcatcatcatcatcattgttgtCATCCTCAttgtcatcctcatcatcatcatcctcatcttcatcatcatcatcgccatCATCGTTGTCGTCCTCTGATCCCTGATTTGAGGGAAATCTTGTCGATCTCCTTGGTGACGAGACAGGACTAGCTCCGCCCACAACGGTGCCGTCGCCCTGACATTTGCTCACATCCAATGGGAGTATCTCacaggaggaccaggaagaggaggagtcgACTGTCTGCCCCACCTCCTCTAGCTCCGCCCCCTCTTCAGAAGTTCCAAGATGGCTTCCTGCCGCAGTGGAAAAATGTCCTCCTGAGGCTTCAAAATGTCCTCCTGAGGCTTCAAAATGTCCTCCTGAGGCTTCAAAATGGCCACTTGTGACGTTCTCCATCCTCTGGTGCAGAGAGGCTCTGTCCAGGTTGTCGTAGACGGAGGGAGTGCTGTCCTCCTGCGCCTCACTGCTGCCCCCGCTGGCTGGCTCTGGTGCCGCAGCCTCTTCCTCGGCAGCTTCTGCACCGGAGCTCCAGAAACGAGCCGCCCCCTCCCCCGGGCCCGGCCGGGGCTCCGCCCAGCCCAGGAGCCCGGGTCTGGGCTTGGAGCCGTCGGACAGCGGCTCCTCCGGCTGGAGGCCGGCGGCGGAGGCTCGGGCCGTCGCCGGGGATGATCCTCGGCCGGAGCGGCGGCGGTAGTCCGGGTTGTGTCTGTCGGAGTGGTGCTGGAGGGGGTAACTGGTGGAGGGCAGGGGGGAGAAGCAGCTCTCTGGGTGGGAGGAGGTGTAGCGGTGGCCGAGGAGTCGCTTCGGGCCGACAGACAAGCCGGAGTCTGCAGCGgcagaggagctgcagctggaaAACCATGAGAGGGACGGTTAGATCAGATTCATTTAATCTGTCTCTAAGTCTTAAAACTGGACTTGTTTtataaaaacaagtgaaacatttgTATTTCACTATCGCCAGTGGCCAATTTAACTCAATTTACGCAATAATTTTCCTGAAATAATTGAGATTAAAGCAGATCACATGACTACTTTTCAATATATTGAGCCTTTTTCCAAAAgtag
Proteins encoded:
- the LOC139930135 gene encoding rho GTPase-activating protein 24; the protein is MGLSCFKSWKHDSTGHKGNRDVLASPGSYFFLSNSAGQGEEWLKSLNKGVWIPFTGVFGQRLEETVLYERRYGVRLVPLVVEQCVAFIRERGLHEVGLFRQPGQASLVKELQEAFDAGERPSFDSSTDVHTVASLLKLYLRLLPEPLVPFGCYQAFLLCGQRLSSDRTPGLVDLRNLLHELPVANFNLLNFICQFLNEVQSYSSSNKMSCHNLATVFGPNILRAKAEDPHSIMGGAALVQLLMLELIREHQSLFCRAPPSCSTRPPGGSRASPSAPRQPQLHPSPCLRQLSLPLIAERSREPAPPPDQHNPSCSSSAAADSGLSVGPKRLLGHRYTSSHPESCFSPLPSTSYPLQHHSDRHNPDYRRRSGRGSSPATARASAAGLQPEEPLSDGSKPRPGLLGWAEPRPGPGEGAARFWSSGAEAAEEEAAAPEPASGGSSEAQEDSTPSVYDNLDRASLHQRMENVTSGHFEASGGHFEASGGHFEASGGHFSTAAGSHLGTSEEGAELEEVGQTVDSSSSWSSCEILPLDVSKCQGDGTVVGGASPVSSPRRSTRFPSNQGSEDDNDDGDDDDEDEDDDDEDDNEDDNNDDDDEEDDIHHPTSPASCSVPSDDPLSTGSSEVFLPSGPPDLQEPQPQPQPGGAHGLLAELRQQMARQEAEYRARIQRLQRCNETLQDQVTVLRVNLEQQKRCHSVAEIKIRNVERARADADRRNATLQREMELFFQMYGEISEGGGGRKRERIIQSL